A single genomic interval of Synechococcales cyanobacterium CNB harbors:
- a CDS encoding insulinase family protein has translation MPIEFRHRSLPNGLTVIAEIDAAAHSAAAGFFVRTGARDEPATLMGVSHFLEHMMFKGTGDLSADALNRAFDDLGARHNAYTSNEMTCFYAQVVPERLDDAESLLGRMMRPALRDDDFTTEKGVILEEIAMYKDNPFWVLYEECVDRYYAPHPLRHRVLGTPETITAMTVAQMRDYFDRRYSADNTTLALAGCLDFDRCVDLAERLCGTWQRTGVMREPSPPRVNEGRFEMRDEKVNRAYLLGLSPGPGAQDDRKYAAMMAALVLGGPDNSRLHWSLIETGLAEEAQAAYDAHDGVGEFFVYASCDPERADEVWETVERECAELADSLTEDDLERLRNRLATGVTLSGERPPDRMQRIGRLWTLTGRHRSLEDELDSIEHVTLEDLRMLLDAFPVRAVMAGRLLPTG, from the coding sequence ATGCCGATCGAGTTCCGCCACCGCTCACTCCCGAACGGCCTCACCGTCATCGCCGAGATCGACGCCGCCGCACATTCCGCCGCGGCGGGCTTTTTTGTTCGCACCGGCGCGCGCGACGAGCCTGCCACCCTCATGGGCGTCAGCCACTTCCTCGAGCACATGATGTTCAAGGGCACCGGCGACCTCTCGGCAGACGCCCTCAACCGGGCCTTCGACGACCTCGGCGCCCGGCACAACGCCTACACCAGCAACGAGATGACCTGCTTCTACGCCCAGGTCGTTCCCGAGCGGCTCGACGACGCCGAGTCCCTCCTCGGCCGCATGATGCGCCCTGCCCTCCGCGACGACGACTTCACCACCGAGAAGGGTGTGATCCTCGAAGAGATCGCCATGTATAAGGACAATCCCTTCTGGGTGCTCTACGAAGAGTGCGTCGATCGCTACTACGCCCCCCACCCGCTCAGGCACCGCGTCCTCGGCACACCGGAGACCATCACGGCCATGACGGTCGCTCAGATGCGCGACTACTTCGACCGCCGCTACTCGGCCGACAACACCACCCTTGCCCTTGCCGGATGCCTCGACTTCGACCGCTGCGTCGATCTCGCCGAGCGTCTCTGCGGCACGTGGCAGCGGACTGGCGTCATGCGGGAGCCGTCGCCGCCTCGCGTCAACGAGGGACGATTCGAGATGCGAGACGAGAAGGTCAATCGGGCCTATCTGCTCGGCCTCTCGCCCGGGCCGGGCGCACAGGACGATCGCAAGTACGCCGCGATGATGGCAGCCCTCGTCCTCGGCGGCCCGGACAACTCGCGCCTGCACTGGTCGCTCATCGAGACCGGGTTGGCCGAGGAGGCTCAGGCGGCCTACGACGCCCACGACGGCGTCGGCGAGTTCTTCGTCTACGCCTCGTGCGACCCCGAGCGTGCCGACGAGGTCTGGGAGACGGTCGAACGCGAGTGTGCCGAACTCGCCGACTCGCTCACCGAGGACGACCTCGAACGCCTCCGCAATCGCCTCGCCACCGGGGTCACGCTCTCGGGCGAGCGGCCGCCCGACCGAATGCAGCGCATCGGCCGACTCTGGACGCTGACGGGCAGGCACCGCTCGCTTGAAGATGAACTCGACAGCATCGAGCACGTCACCCTCGAAGACCTGCGCATGCTTCTCGATGCGTTCCCCGTTCGGGCCGTGATGGCCGGTCGCCTCCTGCCCACCGGTTGA
- the thiE gene encoding thiamine phosphate synthase, with translation MRHEARLIDANANRAREGLRVLEDAARFLLDDAGLCSSFKSMRHDLREAVESLPIDRGALLAHRAVQEDRGAAISTPGEMRRETMTQVVAAAAGRTSEALRVLEETTKTLPGAAATAHAFEDLRYRLYDAERSLTLALGTGRAIQWRLCVLITESLCLHHPWDRVAELALEGGADCLQLREKSLDGDELVRRARRLVDLAGPRGAHVIINDRVDIALAAGAHGVHLGQSDITVEDARRVAGFRLLVGASTANIVQARRAADAGADYCGVGPIFPTRTKAVQAISGLDYLREYLSDERCRRTPHLAIGGITPGTAASVFDAGAEGIAVCSSVCGSREPASVCTEYVWIACARNSE, from the coding sequence GTGCGGCACGAAGCACGCCTCATCGACGCAAACGCAAACCGGGCACGCGAGGGTCTGCGCGTCCTCGAAGACGCGGCCCGCTTCCTGCTCGACGACGCGGGGTTGTGCTCCTCCTTCAAGTCGATGCGCCACGATCTGCGAGAGGCGGTCGAGTCGCTCCCCATCGACCGCGGGGCATTGCTGGCCCACCGGGCCGTGCAGGAGGACCGCGGTGCCGCGATCTCCACACCCGGCGAGATGCGACGCGAGACCATGACCCAGGTCGTCGCGGCGGCCGCGGGTCGGACGAGCGAGGCACTTCGAGTTCTTGAGGAAACGACCAAGACCCTGCCCGGCGCGGCTGCCACGGCTCACGCATTCGAAGACCTCCGCTACCGGCTCTACGACGCCGAACGCTCGCTCACGCTCGCACTCGGCACGGGACGCGCCATCCAGTGGCGGCTTTGCGTGCTCATCACGGAATCGCTCTGTCTCCATCATCCCTGGGACCGGGTGGCCGAACTCGCCCTTGAAGGCGGCGCAGATTGCCTTCAGTTGCGAGAGAAGTCTCTCGACGGGGACGAGCTCGTCCGTCGCGCCCGCCGACTCGTGGACCTCGCCGGGCCGCGAGGCGCTCACGTCATTATCAACGACCGGGTTGACATCGCCCTGGCGGCAGGCGCGCACGGAGTCCACCTCGGGCAGAGCGACATCACGGTCGAAGACGCGCGTCGAGTCGCGGGGTTCCGACTGCTCGTCGGCGCTTCAACCGCAAACATCGTGCAGGCACGCCGCGCGGCAGACGCCGGCGCGGACTACTGCGGCGTCGGCCCGATCTTCCCGACGAGGACCAAGGCAGTTCAAGCGATTTCAGGTCTCGACTACTTGCGGGAGTACCTTTCCGATGAACGATGCCGCCGCACGCCTCACCTGGCCATCGGTGGCATCACCCCAGGCACTGCGGCATCCGTCTTCGACGCCGGCGCGGAGGGGATCGCTGTCTGTTCGAGCGTCTGCGGGTCGCGTGAACCAGCTTCCGTATGTACGGAGTATGTTTGGATAGCTTGTGCCCGTAATTCAGAGTGA
- the zwf gene encoding glucose-6-phosphate dehydrogenase: MRAMPPSTVPEPCVLVIFGASGDLTARKLVPALYELDQRRQLPDGLCVLGVSRTEMTDDAFRDRMREAVSRHAHAFDGDRYAAFARRLHYFAGDAVRPEVYPSLVRRIESLGAERGIGRPQGGPNVLFYLSVAPELYEPIVANVGVSGIITEGKRWCVIDPAATAWQRIVVEKPFGTDLASARSLNRAIGRVFEEDAVYRIDHYLGKELVQNLLVMRFANSIFEPIWSRDAVHSVQLTAAETIGVGARAGSFYDGAGAIRDMIQSHLLQVLALVAMEPPPRYEADAIVREKIKLFSAARIACSPEEAAAWGVLGRYGAGPDGPAYADEPGVDPARRTETYAAMRIEFDNWRWGGVPFFVRTGKRLAAKLTEVVVQFREPPTAIFRGVRGLGDGCAPNRLVINVAPREGISLELRGKVPGAGLRIASAALDLDYVERFGGEPIEAYGPLLLDAMRGDRTLFKHRDEVEGGWSIVQPFLDPGPLRDRIATYAPGSWGPPEADSLIEASGCRWHNPAG, encoded by the coding sequence ATGCGAGCCATGCCTCCCAGCACCGTCCCCGAGCCGTGCGTGCTTGTCATCTTCGGTGCGTCGGGCGACCTGACCGCCCGCAAACTCGTCCCCGCACTGTACGAACTCGACCAGCGGCGGCAGTTGCCGGACGGGCTGTGCGTGCTCGGCGTGTCGCGAACGGAGATGACGGACGACGCCTTCCGCGACCGGATGCGCGAGGCGGTCTCGAGGCACGCCCACGCCTTCGATGGGGATCGCTACGCGGCGTTCGCGCGCCGGCTGCACTACTTCGCCGGCGATGCGGTGCGGCCTGAGGTGTATCCCTCGCTCGTGCGGCGGATCGAGTCGCTGGGCGCGGAGCGGGGCATCGGGCGGCCGCAGGGGGGGCCGAACGTGCTCTTCTACCTGTCCGTCGCGCCTGAGTTGTACGAGCCGATCGTGGCGAACGTCGGTGTGTCGGGCATCATCACCGAGGGCAAGCGGTGGTGTGTCATCGATCCCGCGGCGACGGCATGGCAGCGGATCGTGGTCGAAAAACCGTTCGGCACTGACCTCGCCAGCGCGCGGTCCCTGAACCGGGCCATCGGCCGCGTCTTCGAGGAGGACGCGGTCTATCGCATCGACCACTACCTCGGAAAGGAACTGGTCCAGAACCTGCTGGTGATGCGGTTCGCCAACTCGATCTTCGAGCCGATCTGGAGCCGTGACGCGGTGCATTCGGTGCAGTTGACGGCCGCGGAAACGATCGGCGTGGGGGCACGCGCCGGATCGTTCTACGACGGCGCCGGTGCGATCCGCGACATGATCCAGAGCCACCTGCTGCAGGTGCTCGCGCTCGTGGCGATGGAGCCGCCCCCTCGCTACGAGGCGGACGCGATCGTCCGCGAAAAGATCAAGTTGTTCTCAGCCGCACGGATCGCCTGCTCGCCGGAAGAGGCGGCGGCGTGGGGCGTCCTGGGACGCTACGGGGCAGGGCCGGATGGTCCGGCGTACGCCGACGAACCGGGCGTCGATCCGGCCCGGCGAACGGAGACCTACGCCGCTATGCGCATCGAGTTCGACAACTGGCGGTGGGGCGGCGTGCCGTTCTTCGTCCGCACGGGCAAGCGGCTTGCCGCCAAACTCACCGAGGTCGTCGTGCAGTTCCGCGAGCCTCCGACCGCGATCTTCAGGGGTGTGCGCGGCCTCGGCGATGGGTGCGCCCCGAACCGCCTCGTCATCAACGTCGCCCCGCGCGAGGGCATCTCGCTCGAACTGCGAGGTAAAGTGCCCGGGGCGGGACTCCGGATCGCTTCGGCCGCGCTCGACCTGGACTACGTCGAGCGGTTCGGCGGCGAGCCGATCGAGGCCTACGGCCCGCTGCTGCTGGACGCGATGCGCGGCGACCGGACGCTCTTCAAGCACCGCGACGAGGTGGAGGGCGGCTGGTCGATCGTGCAGCCATTCCTCGACCCCGGTCCGCTGCGGGATCGGATCGCGACCTACGCGCCCGGTTCGTGGGGGCCGCCCGAGGCGGACTCGCTGATCGAGGCTTCCGGGTGCCGCTGGCACAACCCGGCGGGGTGA
- the pgl gene encoding 6-phosphogluconolactonase: MPDRIEVEPEPTPPALPGEVIVRASVDAVVDAVAADLLGQAVSCARAFGDFHLALSGGSTPEPLYRRLMYDPRLRSMPWSRTHLWIVDERRVPFDDERSNFKHIRELIVEHSDIPRSQVHPIHATDENAADAYERELQSELEWRERGHDRLDFVLLGVGADGHTASLFPHSPALHANGRLVALNSGPTVTPPDRVTMTWRLLNASRLVAVMVTGAGKRGILTRLVHERLSPEDAPILGVRPLAGSLRWYIDHEACPTA, encoded by the coding sequence ATGCCCGATCGGATCGAGGTCGAGCCGGAGCCGACGCCCCCCGCGTTGCCGGGGGAGGTCATCGTGCGGGCGTCGGTGGATGCCGTTGTTGACGCCGTCGCGGCGGACCTGCTCGGGCAGGCGGTCTCGTGCGCCAGGGCGTTCGGGGACTTTCACCTCGCGTTGTCGGGCGGTTCGACACCGGAACCGCTCTATAGGCGGCTGATGTACGACCCGCGGCTGCGCTCGATGCCCTGGAGCCGCACGCACCTGTGGATCGTGGACGAGCGGCGGGTGCCGTTCGACGACGAGCGGAGCAACTTCAAGCACATCCGCGAGTTGATCGTCGAGCACTCGGACATTCCCCGCTCGCAGGTGCATCCGATCCACGCGACGGACGAGAACGCGGCCGACGCCTACGAGCGTGAACTCCAGAGCGAACTGGAATGGCGTGAACGGGGGCACGACCGGCTGGATTTTGTCCTGCTCGGCGTCGGGGCGGATGGGCACACCGCGAGCCTGTTTCCACACTCGCCCGCGCTGCACGCGAACGGCCGGCTTGTCGCGCTCAACTCGGGGCCGACGGTCACTCCACCGGATCGTGTGACGATGACGTGGCGGCTCCTTAACGCCTCGCGGCTGGTGGCGGTGATGGTCACCGGGGCCGGCAAGCGCGGCATCCTGACGCGGCTTGTTCACGAGCGGCTTTCACCGGAGGACGCGCCGATCCTCGGCGTGCGCCCATTGGCAGGCTCGCTCCGGTGGTACATCGACCACGAGGCCTGCCCGACGGCGTGA
- a CDS encoding RluA family pseudouridine synthase: MPALTVQPNDRVTFGIAHQDEELLIVEKPARLVTIPGKAHEADSLLNGLFARFGARLQALGAKRDFGLLHRLDKDTSGLVVVALTAPAYDRLREAFEGREVGKYYWAVTRAAPAKPTGIIKRTIAEQTVRIDRYRTVKVARISGTGKAAATAYRVLEASPMGALIEARAITGRLHQVRVHLDSVGATVLGDDTYGPEAARQAAPRLALHAHRVTLDHPVTGRRLDVRTRWPRDLRNLLSRLGLSRPDTRCAESDP; the protein is encoded by the coding sequence ATGCCGGCCCTCACCGTCCAGCCCAACGACCGCGTGACCTTTGGCATCGCCCATCAGGACGAGGAGTTGCTGATCGTCGAGAAGCCGGCACGGCTGGTAACGATACCGGGCAAGGCACACGAGGCCGATTCGCTCCTGAACGGCCTGTTCGCGCGGTTCGGGGCGCGGCTTCAAGCTCTCGGCGCGAAGCGAGACTTCGGGCTGCTGCACAGGCTGGACAAGGACACGAGCGGGCTTGTCGTCGTCGCCCTGACCGCGCCCGCCTACGACCGACTGCGTGAGGCGTTCGAGGGGCGCGAAGTGGGGAAGTACTACTGGGCGGTCACCCGGGCCGCGCCGGCGAAGCCGACGGGGATCATCAAGCGCACGATCGCGGAGCAGACGGTCCGGATCGACCGCTACCGCACCGTGAAGGTGGCGAGAATCTCGGGCACGGGCAAGGCCGCGGCGACGGCGTACCGAGTGCTCGAGGCTTCGCCGATGGGCGCGCTCATCGAGGCGAGAGCGATCACAGGCAGGCTGCACCAGGTGCGTGTGCATCTTGACTCGGTCGGCGCGACCGTGCTGGGCGACGACACCTACGGCCCGGAGGCTGCGCGGCAGGCAGCCCCGCGTCTCGCGCTGCACGCGCACCGTGTGACACTCGACCATCCGGTGACGGGTCGTCGGCTCGACGTGCGGACTCGATGGCCGCGTGACCTTCGGAATCTTCTTTCTCGCCTCGGCCTGAGCAGGCCGGACACAAGGTGCGCTGAAAGCGACCCGTGA
- a CDS encoding phospholipid carrier-dependent glycosyltransferase produces MRSIRHWLLPLVFLLCMTLPHLGQGDWQRTDGAWYGAIAVQAWRTGELWTLHGPPGQPYFNKPPLAFWLHGLSLHAAGPGAHAARLPSVLAACAGLLATVWTVRMLAGRRAALLSGATLSLTAEYLRRTREISLDLWQAAFILFAVALLVRATRTRRSGRAAGTLWACASGASLGAALLTKPLVALAVIPLLAAWLAWDALRPAGPNHRIDTRRALLLLALAAALALVVALPWHLSMVAIHGKEFVSQYLGAEVVDRAAGKLTASPIWAKPWWFYLHQVGVAYWPWLACVGIAFTAWVRCRRLSGRGSVERWAIVWVIGWLLLLSAFPDRRDRYAVVVWPALSVLAGLGLAHAPWRWLRFGVRGFAAHWKIVGGFVIAGAFVFSLLPIRVQRPVEPQWPALFAFLDSLPDEPVWQGGFNPARGARLYLERGAWPIPTRDRWGKTLTDPPEGALLIYHRRDGLVPGTNEHVVFTIDDLTLTRLGRGGWKPTEVEDPG; encoded by the coding sequence GTGCGATCGATCCGGCATTGGCTGCTCCCGCTGGTCTTCCTGCTGTGCATGACGCTCCCGCACCTCGGCCAGGGCGACTGGCAGCGGACGGACGGCGCGTGGTACGGCGCGATCGCGGTTCAAGCGTGGCGGACGGGCGAACTCTGGACGCTCCACGGCCCGCCAGGACAGCCCTACTTCAACAAGCCGCCGCTGGCGTTCTGGCTTCATGGGCTTTCGTTGCACGCAGCGGGGCCGGGCGCGCACGCCGCAAGGCTCCCGAGTGTCCTCGCCGCCTGCGCAGGTCTCCTCGCAACGGTCTGGACCGTGCGGATGCTGGCCGGCAGACGGGCCGCTCTGCTCAGCGGCGCCACGCTCTCCCTCACCGCCGAGTACCTCCGTCGCACCCGCGAAATCTCGCTCGACCTCTGGCAGGCGGCGTTCATCTTGTTCGCCGTCGCCCTGCTCGTGCGCGCGACTCGCACCAGACGGTCGGGACGCGCCGCCGGCACCCTCTGGGCGTGCGCCTCGGGCGCATCGCTCGGCGCCGCCCTGCTCACCAAGCCCCTCGTCGCGCTCGCCGTCATCCCGCTGCTCGCGGCGTGGCTGGCCTGGGATGCCCTCCGGCCGGCAGGCCCGAATCACCGCATCGACACACGCCGCGCACTCCTGCTTCTCGCGCTTGCGGCCGCCCTCGCGCTCGTCGTGGCCCTTCCCTGGCACCTCTCAATGGTCGCTATCCACGGCAAGGAGTTCGTGTCGCAGTACCTTGGGGCGGAAGTCGTCGATCGTGCTGCCGGCAAACTGACGGCCTCGCCAATCTGGGCAAAGCCGTGGTGGTTTTATCTGCACCAGGTCGGTGTCGCGTACTGGCCGTGGTTGGCGTGTGTCGGCATCGCGTTCACGGCCTGGGTGCGATGCCGCCGCCTTTCCGGGCGAGGGTCCGTCGAGCGTTGGGCGATCGTCTGGGTCATCGGCTGGCTGCTTCTTCTCTCGGCGTTCCCAGACCGTCGGGACCGCTACGCCGTTGTCGTGTGGCCCGCGTTGAGCGTCCTCGCGGGACTCGGCCTCGCGCACGCGCCTTGGCGATGGCTTCGCTTCGGCGTGCGAGGATTCGCCGCTCACTGGAAGATCGTCGGCGGATTCGTGATTGCCGGTGCGTTCGTGTTCTCACTCCTGCCGATCCGCGTCCAAAGACCGGTCGAGCCGCAATGGCCCGCGCTCTTCGCCTTCCTTGACTCGCTGCCCGACGAGCCGGTCTGGCAGGGCGGCTTCAACCCTGCTCGCGGCGCGCGGCTGTACCTCGAGCGAGGAGCATGGCCGATCCCCACCCGAGACCGCTGGGGCAAGACCCTCACCGATCCGCCCGAGGGAGCACTGCTGATCTATCACCGCCGCGATGGCCTCGTCCCCGGCACGAACGAGCACGTCGTCTTCACCATCGACGACCTGACGCTCACCCGCCTCGGTCGGGGAGGCTGGAAGCCGACCGAGGTCGAAGACCCGGGTTGA
- a CDS encoding isoprenyl transferase, translating into MSRANDRGVPVVVSANHGSGPVPDIVAETVETPCCQAVHLDDADRAALDRIRRINPRANPLERLPDVRPSRLPRHVAIIMDGNGRWAEQRGFPRIFGHRNGAAAVRETIAECGRLGIEALTLFSFSSENWKRPPDEIEALMRLCVMYLEGERDALVRENLRLRVIGRREGLPTEVVRAIESVEAATAHLTGPTLCLAINYGSRAEIINATRSLASRVRLGELDLADIDERTFEAELGTAGLPDPDLLIRTAGEMRLSNFLLWQLSYAEIYVTDVFWPDFDTPRFHAAIREFARRGRRFGGLGHGPAPD; encoded by the coding sequence ATGTCGAGGGCGAACGATCGAGGGGTGCCGGTCGTAGTCTCTGCGAACCACGGGAGCGGACCAGTGCCGGACATCGTTGCGGAAACCGTCGAAACGCCTTGCTGTCAGGCCGTGCATCTCGACGATGCCGACCGGGCAGCGCTCGATCGCATCCGGCGGATCAACCCAAGGGCGAACCCGCTCGAACGGCTTCCGGACGTCCGGCCTTCTCGCCTGCCGCGCCACGTCGCCATCATCATGGACGGCAATGGCCGATGGGCCGAGCAGCGCGGTTTCCCGCGCATCTTCGGGCACCGCAACGGCGCGGCCGCGGTGCGTGAAACCATCGCCGAGTGCGGCCGGCTCGGCATCGAGGCCCTGACCCTCTTCAGTTTCTCCAGCGAGAACTGGAAACGCCCCCCCGACGAGATCGAGGCGCTGATGCGACTGTGCGTGATGTACCTCGAAGGCGAGCGCGACGCTCTCGTCCGAGAGAATCTGCGCCTGCGCGTGATCGGCCGGCGAGAAGGGTTGCCGACCGAGGTGGTCAGGGCCATCGAGTCCGTGGAGGCGGCAACGGCGCACCTGACCGGCCCGACGCTCTGCCTCGCCATCAACTACGGCTCTCGCGCCGAGATCATCAACGCGACCCGTTCCCTGGCAAGTCGGGTCCGCTTGGGCGAACTCGACCTCGCGGACATCGATGAACGGACCTTCGAGGCCGAACTCGGCACCGCCGGACTGCCCGACCCGGACCTGCTCATCCGAACCGCGGGCGAGATGCGCTTGAGCAACTTCCTGCTCTGGCAACTGAGCTACGCCGAAATCTATGTCACCGACGTGTTCTGGCCCGACTTCGATACCCCCCGCTTCCACGCGGCCATCCGTGAGTTCGCTCGGCGAGGACGGCGCTTCGGCGGCCTGGGCCACGGTCCGGCCCCGGACTGA
- a CDS encoding adenylosuccinate synthase: MTLSLHQTGTPPLPAAPATAVVGLQWGDEGKGKVVDLLAAGHDAVVRYNGGANAGHTVVVNGERFALHLVPSGILYPGKTAVIGNGVVVDPEALVREIDALNQRGIDTSGLVLSSRAHVVMPYHKAEDELRETVTAGSPAYPARVVIGTTKRGIGPCYAEKSQRSTAVRVADLLRPDTLRERVEAACRLKKHLLADRAPEAVDAAVIAERMIKCGQRLAPLVRDTTWLLHDLLAEGKRLLFEGGNATLLDVDHGTYPFVTSSSASALGIGPGTGVPPQRIGRIVGIMKAYSTRVGAGPMPTELLDETGNRIRERGREYGTTTGRPRRCGWLDLVAVRYAAAINGATELAVMLFDVLAGFDSLNVCTAYEIDGQRTDRFTPDGVDLARGRPVYQRLPGFGSEIGAARSLRDLPDQARKYLDFIAQYVRVPISIVSVGPDRAQTIVL, encoded by the coding sequence ATGACCCTTTCTCTGCATCAGACCGGGACGCCACCGCTCCCCGCCGCCCCAGCCACCGCTGTCGTCGGCCTCCAGTGGGGAGACGAGGGCAAGGGCAAGGTCGTGGACCTTCTCGCGGCCGGACACGATGCCGTCGTCCGCTACAACGGCGGCGCGAACGCGGGACACACCGTCGTCGTGAACGGCGAGCGATTCGCACTCCACCTCGTCCCCTCCGGCATCCTGTACCCCGGCAAGACAGCGGTCATCGGCAACGGGGTTGTCGTCGATCCCGAGGCGCTCGTCCGCGAGATCGACGCCCTGAACCAGCGGGGCATCGACACTTCGGGCCTCGTGCTCAGCAGCCGCGCCCACGTCGTGATGCCCTACCACAAGGCCGAGGACGAACTGCGTGAGACCGTGACCGCCGGGTCGCCCGCCTATCCGGCCCGCGTCGTCATCGGCACGACCAAGCGCGGCATCGGTCCCTGCTATGCCGAGAAATCCCAGCGTTCGACCGCTGTCCGTGTCGCCGACCTGCTGCGACCGGACACGCTTCGCGAGCGCGTCGAGGCCGCGTGCAGGCTGAAGAAGCACCTGCTCGCTGATCGCGCCCCAGAAGCCGTGGACGCCGCGGTCATCGCGGAGCGCATGATTAAGTGCGGGCAACGGCTTGCGCCTCTGGTGCGCGACACGACTTGGCTCCTGCACGACCTGCTCGCCGAAGGCAAGCGCCTGCTGTTCGAGGGCGGGAACGCAACCCTCCTCGACGTGGACCACGGCACGTATCCGTTCGTCACCTCGTCCTCCGCCTCAGCGCTCGGCATCGGGCCGGGCACGGGCGTTCCACCCCAGCGCATCGGACGAATCGTCGGCATCATGAAGGCGTACTCGACGCGCGTCGGCGCGGGACCGATGCCCACCGAACTCCTCGACGAGACCGGCAACCGCATCCGCGAGCGAGGGCGCGAGTACGGCACCACCACCGGCCGCCCGCGCCGCTGCGGGTGGCTCGACCTCGTCGCGGTTCGCTACGCCGCCGCGATCAACGGTGCGACCGAACTCGCCGTCATGCTCTTCGACGTGCTCGCCGGCTTCGACTCGCTGAACGTCTGCACCGCCTACGAGATCGACGGCCAGCGCACGGACCGCTTCACTCCTGACGGCGTCGATCTCGCACGCGGTCGCCCGGTGTATCAGCGGCTCCCGGGCTTCGGTTCGGAGATCGGCGCGGCCCGGAGCCTCCGCGACCTGCCGGATCAGGCCCGGAAATACCTCGACTTCATCGCCCAATACGTCCGGGTGCCGATCTCGATCGTGAGCGTCGGGCCGGACCGGGCACAAACCATCGTTCTTTGA
- a CDS encoding FHA domain-containing protein: MNASLVHVRSDGRQREIPLNHPVTLVGRRTDCQLRIPISSVSRRHCELRMADGGLYLRDLGSSNGTFVNGHRLQGEAELTPGDLVSIGSLVFVVRLDGHPRAIDASEAARRGKPAQAPGAAPSAIQSGFASPSAGDSSIDFDFDLDLDDDEDEQPSL; this comes from the coding sequence GTGAACGCCTCCCTCGTCCATGTCCGATCCGACGGCCGCCAGCGGGAGATCCCCCTCAACCACCCCGTCACGCTCGTGGGCCGCCGTACGGACTGTCAACTCCGTATCCCGATCTCCAGCGTTTCGCGCCGGCACTGCGAACTCCGCATGGCCGACGGAGGCCTGTACCTCCGCGATCTCGGTTCGAGCAACGGCACGTTCGTCAACGGCCACCGGCTCCAAGGCGAGGCCGAACTCACCCCTGGCGACCTCGTCTCCATCGGCTCGCTCGTGTTCGTCGTCCGTCTCGACGGCCACCCGCGCGCGATCGACGCATCGGAAGCTGCCCGGCGAGGCAAGCCAGCACAGGCTCCCGGCGCCGCCCCATCCGCGATCCAGTCCGGGTTCGCCTCGCCCTCCGCCGGCGACAGCAGCATTGATTTCGACTTCGACCTCGACCTCGACGACGACGAGGACGAACAGCCCTCCCTCTGA